From the genome of Plectropomus leopardus isolate mb chromosome 9, YSFRI_Pleo_2.0, whole genome shotgun sequence:
TCTTGTTATAAAGTCTATTAGATACTCTAAACGTTACCAAATACGTAATTTAATTGGTCTTTATTAACTGATAATTACTCCTCTTACCTCATGAATGATGTGGTCCAAAGCAGCTTCATATCGGCATAATTCACTGAATGTTAATTCCACATTAGGCTAGGCTATTGCTAATAGGGACGTTTTGtctaaaaactgattttatgtttgttcAAGCTGTCACTAGATTGTCACAGCGAGCCCATGAACTCATTAAAACGagaaaaatccatattttgcTTCCAAATGTGCCAAAATTAAAGACCAGACCGCTATTTATCACGAGCACTGTTAAACCGCCACCTGTCTTTGATGTCGTGCGCGCGaggctttcttcttcttctgcagctGGCACGCTCCGCAGTGGCGCGTGGGTTTATTTACTCAAATAAATACTGTTAACACTGTGCTTGAGTACAATTTTGGCCTCCATACTGTTTTTTCCCATATAtaagttttacaaaaacagtccaCGCAGGCCTATAGTCTAAATGATGATGTGTTGTTATAGATCAGAAAAGACTCATAAAGAGTCATAAATTACCCAGCGCTACATAAAGAACTGAGATTAGTCCCACCCTCAGgccaacattaaaaataatgtgcaCCAAGTGGTAGACTGCAACTAGTTAGNNNNNNNNNNNNNNNNNNNNNNNNNNNNNNNNNNNNNNNNNNNNNNNNNNNNNNNNNNNNNNNNNNNNNNNNNNNNNNNNNNNNNNNNNNNNNNNNNNNNNNNNNNNNNNNNNNNNNNNNNNNNNNNNNNNNNNNNNNNNNNNNNNNNNNNNNNNNNNNNNNNNNNNNNNNNNNNNNNNNNNNNNNNNNNNNNNNNNNNNNNNNNNNNNNNNNNNNNNNNNNNNNNNNNNNNNNNNNNNNNNNNNNNNNNNNNNNNNNNNNNNNNNNNNNNNNNNNNNNNNNNNNNNNNNNNNNNNNNNNNNNNNNNNNNNNNNNNNNNNNNNNNNNNNNNNNNNNNNNNNNNNNNNNNNNNNNNNNNNNNNNNNNNNNNNNNNNNNNNNNNNNNNNNNNNNNNNNNNNNNNNNNNNNNNNNNNNNNNNNNNNNNNNNNNNNNNNNNNNNNNNNNNNNNNNNNNNNNNNNNNNNNNNNNNNNNNNNNNNNNNNNNNNNNNNNNNNNNNNNNNNNNNNNNNNNNNNNNNNNNNNNNNNNNNNNNNNNNNNNNNNNNNNNNNNNNNNNNNNNNNNNNNNNNNNNNNNNNNNNNNNNNNNNNNNNNNNNNNNNNNNNNNNNNNNNNNNNNNNNNNNNNNNNNNNNNNNNNNNNNNNNNNNNNNNNNNNNNNNNNNNNNNNNNNNNNNNNNNNNNNNNNNNNNNNNNNNNNNNNNNNNNNNNNNNNNNNNNNNNNNNNNNNNNNNNNNNNNNNNNNNNNNNNNNNNNNNNNNNNNNNNNNNNNNNNNNNNNNNNNNNNNNNNNNNNNNNNNNNNNNNNNNNNNNNNNNNNNNNNNNNNNNNNNNNNNNNNNNNNNNNNNNNNNNNNNNNNNNNNNNNNNNNNNNNNNNNNNNNNNNNNNNNNNNNNNNNNNNNNNNNNNNNNNNNNNNNNNNNNNNNNNNNNNNNNNNNNNNNNNNNNNNNNNNNNNNNNNNNNNNNNNNNNNNNNNNNNNNNNNNNNNNNNNNNNNNNNNNNNNNNNNNNNNNNNNNNNNNNNNNNNNNNNNNNNNNNNNNNNNNNNNNNNNNNNNNNNNNNNNNNNNNNNNNNNNNNNNNNNNNNNNNNNNNNNNNNNNNNNNNNNNNNNNNNNNNNNNNNNNNNNNNNNNNNNNNNNNNNNNNNNNNNNNNNNNNNNNNNNNNNNNNNNNNNNNNNNNNNNNNNNNNNNNNNNNNNNNNNNNNNNNNNNNNNNNNNNNNNNNNNNNNNNNNNNNNNNNNNNNNNNNNNNNNNNNNNNNNNNNNNNNNNNNNNNNNNNNNNNNNNNNNNNNNNNNNNNNNNNNNNNNNNNNNNNNNNNNNNNNNNNNNNNNNNNNNNNNNNNNNNNNNNNNNNNNNNNNNNNNNNNNNNNNNNNNNNNNNNNNNNNNNNNNNNNNNNNNNNNNNNNNNNNNNNNNNNNNNNNNNNNNNNNNNNNNNNNNNNNNNNNNNNNNNNNNNNNNNNNNNNNNNNNNNNNNNNNNNNNNNNNNNNNNNNNNNNNNNNNNNNNNNNNNNNNNNNNNNNNNNNNNNNNNNNNNNNNNNNNNNNNNNNNNNNNNNNNNNNNNNNNNNNNNNNNNNNNNNNNNNNNNNNNNNNNNNNNNNNNNNNNNNNNNNNNNNNNNNNNNNNNNNNNNNNNNNNNNNNNNNNNNNNNNNNNNNNNNNNNNNNNNNNNNNNNNNNNNNNNNNNNNNNNNNNNNNNNNNNNNNNNNNNNNNNNNNNNNNNNNNNNNNNNNNNNNNNNNNNNNNNNNNNNNNNNNNNNNNNNNNNNNNNNNNNNNNNNNNNNNNNNNNNNNNNNNNNNNNNNNNNNNNNNNNNNNNNNNNNNNNNNNNNNNNNNNNNNNNNNNNNNNNNNNNNNNNNNNNNNNNNNNNNNNNNNNNNNNNNNNNNNNNNNNNNNNNNNNNNNNNNNNNNNNNNNNNNNNNNNNNNNNNNNNNNNNNNNNNNNNNNNNNNNNNNNNNNNNNNNNNNNNNNNNNNNNNNNNNNNNNNNNNNNNNNNNNNNNNNNNNNNNNNNNNNNNNNNNNNNNNNNNNNNNNNNNNNNNNNNNNNNNNNNNNNNNNNNNNNNNNNNNNNNNNNNNNNNNNNNNNNNNNNNNNNNNNNNNNNNNNNNNNNNNNNNNNNNNNNNNNNNNNNNNNNNNNNNNNNNNNNNNNNNNNNNNNNNNNNNNNNNNNNNNNNNNNNNNNNNNNNNNNNNNNNNNNNNNNNNNNNNNNNNNNNNNNNNNNNNNNNNNNNNNNNNNNNNNNNNNNNNNNNNNNNNNNNNNNNNNNNNNNNNNNNNNNNNNNNNNNNNNNNNNNNNNNNNNNNNNNNNNNNNNNNNNNNNNNNNNNNNNNNNNNNNNNNNNNNNNNNNNNNNNNNNNNNNNNNNNNNNNNNNNNNNNNNNNNNNNNNNNNNNNNNNNNNNNNNNNNNNNNNNNNNNNNNNNNNNNNNNNNNNNNNNNNNNNNNNNNNNNNNNNNNNNNNNNNNNNNNNNNNNNNNNNNNNNNNNNNNNNNNNNNNNNNNNNNNNNNNNNNNNNNNNNNNNNNNNNNNNNNNNNNNNNNNNNNNNNNNNNNNNNNNNNNNNNNNNNNNNNNNNNNNNNNNNNNNNNNNNNNNNNNNNNNNNNNNNNNNNNNNNNNNNNNNNNNNNNNNNNNNNNNNNNNNNNNNNNNNNNNNNNNNNNNNNNNNNNNNNNNNNNNNNNNNNNNNNNNNNNNNNNNNNNNNNNNNNNNNNNNNNNNNNNNNNNNNNNNNNNNNNNNNNNNNNNNNNNNNNNNNNNNNNNNNNNNNNNNNNNNNNNNNNNNNNTAAAATCTGTGTAGGTCTCATGATGAAAATGGGGCTCTGACTCACTCTTGAGTGCTCTATGTCTTGGAAATCAACCTCATTCACAGAAAGAACCTGGTCTCCTTCTTGCAGCCCTGCTCTGTGGGCATCTGAGTCTGGGACCACCTGCCAATACATCGCACACATGTGCACGGAAATTAGAAACCACAATGCAGCAACAATGCCTTCATATCAAACAGCAGGgctacacacacagacacacacacacacacacacacaccttcgaTATGAAGATTCCCAACTGAGACGCCTTGCCCCCTCTGATGTTGAAGCCGAGCTGTGCTCCTGGAGGTTTCTTCAATACAATAGTACGAGGCAGGAACTGGGTGAGCTCGTTGTTGTAATCAGGGTGATGAACACGCTACAAAtgtacaaagaaaatgaaaagctgaaaatcCACAACATCTGTCTATCACGGACAATCCATCCCACCCTCTTTATGACACTATTCAGAGACAGCAGAGCTCATTCTCCAACAGATTTCCTTCAGCTCCGCTGTCACAAAGAGCAGTTCAAACAATCATTCCTCCCGTTTTCAATAAGACTCTTTAACAGCTCCGCTCTGTGTGGCAGGTGAACTCACCATCTGCACTGGACTCACTCGCACATCCATCTTCACTTTTGCACACTTATTTTacaccactttttttcttttttattgctctttttaatctttttggctttttgtttgtttgttctccaTACATACTGTAATATCtttatcatgattatttttattgttattttattctatgttaagtgccttccttcacgtatgtgtatatatatatatatatatatatatatatatatatatagatatatacacatacacatacatacatacatacatacatatacatatatatatatatatatatatacacacacacacacacacacacacacacatatatatatatacatatacacacacacacacacacacacatacatatatatatacatatatatatatatatatatatatatatattaggaattttttgcccttttcaacaaacatttaattcaGTTGCTaatctcttatttgctgctgcaacaaaacaatttaaaaaaagtatttgatgaTAATAAACTTCGACCATATCTCTATAAACTCCATCCCCTAATACCTACAGACACAGCTGAAAGCTTTTGAGGGGAAAAGTAAACCTCTGTGATCATTTTAATCAGTCTAAATGATACATTTGGGTTAAACACAGAGTGGTTGTCCTAATGTTTGGCATACCTCCTGAGGGGCTATCCATGCTGGTGGGTTCTCATATGAAGGCAGAAAGACCACCGGGAGCTGGTAGTCATCATACGGAATCTTCTGATCCATTGTTCATGAAAACACCTGAAGAAAGTTGTTATAAAAGTTATTCCTTATGATTTAGCGCGAGTCTGTATTTTTACGATTCAATACTAAATGTATACAACGTTAGCTTCAGCATAAAAAGCGAGTAAAGAGACCAATAACTGTCAGCCACGATCAAACATCGACGAGTACGTTTTACTAAAAGTCAGACTTTAAAGATAAACCGCGACATAATACAGATCCTGACATGAGTGTGAATGCACAGAGGTGATTTGGGATCAGGTGATAGAGATAAATTGACTCACAGAGAATAATTTCACACCACAGTATACAAACAAGATGCTAGCTGCAGTTAGCTTATCAGCTAACTTGGAAACGAGCCCACTTTGGGTCACTTCATAACGCACTAATGtaacaaacattcacttttatCGTGGTTTGAGCTATAACGATGTAGATAGTGAATAACCTGTGGATGAAAAGGCAAAGTGACAgccataaaataacaaaatatctCACCTGACAGGCTAAGGGCTTAGCAACAAGCACTTTTTCTTGTATGAAATGATGACTGGTATCCAGAGCGCCACCGCCACCTACCGGTACGGAGTGATCACAATAACATGCGGTCCAACATCAATGAGGTTGTGTTGTAATCACACTATTCAAAATACCTGACTCATCTGATCTGCTTTAATCCCTCTCttacaattctttttttcaaattcatctGAAAACTGAAGACAGTTTAGGTTAATTGCTCTTTAAATTATAAAGTACAGACTGATTTGACAAGTCTGCACTGCTTCACACAAAGTGATTCAGAGGTGATGTTCACTATGAAGGATCTTTGACAGCCAGCAGGTTTCGTGTCTCTGCAGGTTTCAGACCGCagttaaatacagaaaactgACTGCTGACAGGCAGGTATGTTAAGTGCATACCTAACAAATCTAAAACACTGGGGGAAAAAGATGagtaacaataaaaaatcaGGCATATTTACTTTCATAGTCCCTTTCAAAAAACTAGGATATAAGCTATAGCTCTAGCAGTATTTCTAATGAAGGTTTTGCCTATGGTCAAGTCGGGTAATGTAGGACACTTTTAGGTAGATTGCACACACGCAAAAATACCTAAAACTccaattattacatttttagagcTTGTTATGGTTAACTGCTATATCTATAGAGTGATAATATGTTGCCAggtaaaaataatagaaacgTGAACCTTCAAACACATCAAGAACTCTGATCCCACACAGATGTCACTGTTCAGGTAAAATGCAACAGCTGATAAGGTAAAAAGGGAAAATCatggtttctgtgttttaaaggattaaagaaCCCAAAATATAAAACCTTATTTTATATGATGTCCCATATTTACTGATTTCATCTGGtatcaaaatatattcaagTACTAAAAATACCATAGGCTACTCATTATGCATTTCTAAATAGTAATCACTGGATTATAGTTAGTGTTAGACTTGCAGTAGGTGAAGGTGGAGTCTGAATCACTAAATGTGCTACTGGATAGCTTACTctacaataaaacattatacatttcttcttcttcttcttcttcttcttattattattattattattattattattataacaataaaatacTCATAAGACTTATTAATAATAAAGACTCATATTAATAATAAaggctaataataataatataataataataataataataataataataataataataataataaagaataataataataatatttgtgaTTCCAATATATTATTTGCggacaaaaaaatatagtatTCCCTTCCAAAATGTATGGAGTAGAAGTTTATAGttgcagaaaatggaaataaatgaaaacaagccTGAAgaatttgagtaaatgtaactaACTAACTAGTTGCAGTCTACCACTTGGtgcacattatttttaatgttggcCTGAGGGTGGGACTAATCTCAGTTCTTTATGTAGCGCTGGGtaatttatgacttttatgaGTCTTTTCTGATCTATAACAACACATCATCATTTAGACTATAGGCCTGCGTGGACTGTTTCTGTAAAATTtatatatggaaaaaaacagtatggAGGCCAAAATTGTACTCAAGCACAGTGTTAACAGtatttacttgagtaaataaaACCCACGCGCCACTGCGGAGCGCGCCagctgcagaagaagaagaaagcctCGCGCGCACGACATCAAAGGCACTTGGCGGTTTAACAGTGCTCGTGATAAATAGCGGTCTGGTCTTTAATTTTGGCACATTTGGAAgcaaaatatggatttttctCGTTTTAATGAGTTCATGGGCTCGCTGTGACAATCTAGTGACAGCTTGACAaacataaaatcagtttttagaCAAAACGTCCCTATTAGCAATAGCCTAGCCTAATGTGGAATTAACATTCAGTGAATTATGCCGATATGAAGCTGCTTTGGACCACATCATTCATGAGGTAAGAGGAGTAATTATCAGTTAATAAAGACCAATTAAATTACGTATTTGGGAACGTTTAGAGTATCTAATAGACTTTATAACAAGActcatttcacatttaaaaagtgggTCATTTTAGCCTCTTTTATGACATGTATCTAGCCCACATCTCACAGTAACATAGTGATACACTGTGGTGTACTGCAAGGGCTCTgtctaagggactgttcattatttgtGTGAGGGGAGAGGATGGTGCACATGGGAAAAGCAGTTTAGATATTATATTAATCACTGGTAAGggagttgtgttttgtttctctctctcttaaggaagggacattcaactttaaatagttgtattttccatttatttcaaatactACCATAAACCTGCAAGTTGGTTAGGAAAGCACAATTTCGCATATGGTTATTTATAGTGGAGAGAGGGTCCTGCATTGTCCCTCGGTCACTCTGGGAGGCTCAACAGCTTCAGGTAGGGTCCCAATATTAATATAAGAAAACGAAATCACACCCAGGCAACCCCGACACATGTAACAagtaaagtacagtccctaagaTGATCCTGAGCAGCGAGAGTATTttatctctctctgctgtcagagAAAGTGTCGGTGAACAGGTTCAGTTTTCTTCCCTTAAGCTGACTTTGAAACATACCTGAGTTGAAAAGTTTGgatcctccctctctgtttcgGGCTACACCCCTTTATCCCTGCACCCATTCATGTGCAACCATTCACATTCAGTTCACGGACTCGCACAAAGTGGGGAGGATGAGAGGAAAAAGCGGAGGCAAACAGCGTGGTTTTCCCGACGAGCGCACTTCTGTGTGAGTACGGAGGAATTTAACGAGACTGTGACTTATGGTGAGTGTGTTTtgattagatagatagatagatagatcaaaatgtttttaaaaagtataagcAACTTTCTAGTGCACCTTGCTCGTGCACCTTCTTAAATTCTTAAGAGGTTTAAATGTAAAGGATTAAAAGATTAatggaaagaaacatttttaatcacattttttttgtttccatattTTGGTTTTAAGCTGACAGGTTGAAGCTAAATGGTCTCACATAAATCTGGTCACATGGAGATCACAAGTCTGACAGTATGTATTACAGTACTTAATTGAAAACAGGTGAGCTATTCTTTAAATCAAGCGCTTAAAATAGCAGCTGTGGCATCATGcactatttgatatttaaacatAGTAAACACggcaaagcaaaaaaca
Proteins encoded in this window:
- the LOC121947771 gene encoding PDZ domain-containing protein 11-like; amino-acid sequence: MDQKIPYDDYQLPVVFLPSYENPPAWIAPQERVHHPDYNNELTQFLPRTIVLKKPPGAQLGFNIRGGKASQLGIFISKVVPDSDAHRAGLQEGDQVLSVNEVDFQDIEHSRVSQSYHMNKKQSKPP